The Aquipuribacter hungaricus genomic interval GGCTCGCCCAGCCTCGAGGCCAGCAGGCACAGCAGGGGCCGGGTCCGCTTGCCCCCGGCGCGGACCAGGTGGCTGCCCGCGTCGGCGGCGAGCGGGTCGGCGCTGCGGACGGCATCGAGGATGGCCCGCTCGACGACCGCCAGGTCGCCCGTGAGCCCGGCCAGCAGGTCCTCGTCGTCGATGCCGTACGCGACCAGGCGCGACAGCTGGTCCGCCCCGGTGCTCACCGGCTGCCTGCCGGCCCCGCGCGCCTCACAGCGCGAACAGCCCGGACGTCCCCGCCAGGTCCAGCAGCGGCGACGGGACGACGCCGAGGACGACGGTCGCCACGGCGGCGACCGCGAGGATCCCCGTGAGCGCGGCGCTCGGGGTGGCGACGACGGCGGAGTCCGCCGTCGGCTCCGTGAAGTACATGGACATGATGATCCGGACGTAGAAGACGACCGCGACCGCGCTGGCCACGACGCCCACCACGGCCAGGACCGTGGCCCCGCCCGCGATGGCCGCCCCGAACACCGCCACCTTGCCGACGAAGCCGCTCGTCAGGGGGATGCCCGCCAGGGCCAGCAGGAACAGCGAGAACATGGCGCCGAACAGCGGGGACCGCCTGCCGACCCCGGCCCACGACGCGATGGTCGTCGCCTCGCCGCCGGCGTCACGCACGAGCGTGAGGGCGGCGAACGCCCCGATCGTCGTCACGGCGTACACCGCGAGGTAGAACATCGACCCGCTGAGGCCGTCGCGGCTGAGCGCGAGGACCCCGGTGAGGATGAAGCCCGCGTGCGCGACCGAGGAGTACGCCAGCACCCGCTTGATGTCGCTCTGGACGACCGCCACGACGGTGCCGAGCACCATGGTGATGACCGCCACCGCCCACAGGACGGGCTGCCACGCCCACGGGTTGTCCGGGAAGGCCACGTAGAGCACCCGGAGCATCGCCCCGAACGCCGCGACCTTGGTCGCGGCCGCCATGAACGCCGTGATCGACGTGGGCGCGCCCTGGTAGACGTCGGGCGTCCAGGAGTGGAACGGCGCCGCGCCGACCTTGAACAACAGGCCGATGATCAGCAGGCCGAAGCCGAGGAGCAGCAGGGAGTCCTGGCCGACGTTGGTCCGGACGGCTGCCGCGATCTCGGGCAGGGCGACCGAGCCCGAGAAGCCGTAGAGCATCGCGGCGCCCATGAGGAAGAACGCCGAGCTGAACGCCCCCAGCAGGAAGTACTTGACCGCGGCCTCCTGGCTGAGCAGGCGGCGCCGCCGGGCGAACCCGCAGAGCAGGTACAGCGGGAGGCTGAGCACCTCCAGCGCGACGAACATCGTCAGCAGGTCGTTGGCCGCGGGGAAGACGAGCATCCCCAGCACGACGAACAGCAGCAGGGGGTAGACCTCGGTCTGCTCCAGGCCCGCACGCCGGGCGCCGTCCTCGCCGGGCGAGCCGGGCACGGCCGAGGCCTGCGGCGCGAAGCCGGTCTCGTCCTGGACCCTGTCGCCGACCAGGAGGACCGCGACGACGGCGAGCACGAGCACGACAGCCATGAGGAAACGGGACACCCCGTCGACGGCGACCGAGCCGCTCGCGGTCACCACGTCACCGGCGTCCCACTGCCACACCAGCAGCCCGAGGGCGGCGAGCAGGCCGACGACCGACAGCACCACCTGGGGCGTCCGGCGGCGGCCGCGGGGCAGGAAGGCCTCGAGCACGACGGACACCACCGCGGTGCCGGCGACGACCAGCATCGGCAGCGTCGCCAGGTAGTCGATCTCCGGGGGCGCGATGGCCCCGGGCGTGGCGGCGGTGTTGCCGAGCAGGGCGATCACCCTTCGCTCCCTTCGGCGACGAACAGCGGGTCGAGGTCGGTCATGCCGGTCTGCTCCATCGTCCGCTCCACGGCGGGCGTGATGATGTCCAGCACGGGCTTGGGGTAGAAGCCGAGGGCGAGGATGACCGCGAGCAGCGGGGCCACCACGAGCGCCTCGCGCGGGCGCATGTCCCGGGTCCGCGGGGCTCCCTCGGCGTCGCGCAGCTCCGGCACGGTCTCCCCCGTCATCATCCGCTGGTAGGTCCAGAGGATGTAGAGCGCGGCGAGCACGATCCCCACGGTGGCGATGACCGCCGCCCAGGGGTAGCGCTCGAAGGTGCCGACGAGGACGAGGAACTCCGAGACGAAGCTCGACAGCCCGGGCAGCGCCAGGGACGACAGCCCGGCGACGAAGAAGGCCCCTGCCAGCAGCGGCATGACCCGCTGCCCGCCGCCGAAGTCGGCGATCAGGCTGGAGCCGCGGCGCGTGGCGAGCATGCCCGCCACGAGGAACAGCGCGGCCGTGGAGAAGCCGTGGTTGACCTGGTACAGCGCCGACCCGCTCTGCCCGGCGGTCGTCATGGCGAAGATGCCGAGGACGATGAAGCCGAAGTGGCTGATCGACGTCCAGGCGATGAGCCGCATGACGTCGCGCTGGGCCATCGCCACGAACGCGCCGTAGAGGATCGACACCAGGGCGAAGCAGATGATCGCCGGGGCCGCCCACCGGGACGCCTCCGGGAACAGCGGCAGCAGGATGGTGAGCATCCCGAAGGTGCCGACCTTGTCCAGCACGCCGACCAGCAGGACCGCCGCGCCGGGCGGGGCCTGGGCGGCGGCGTCCGGCAGCCAGGTGTGGACCGGCCACAGCGGTGCCTTGACGGCGAAGGCCACGAACAGGCCCAGGAACAGCCAGCGGCCGGTGGAGGTGGACGTCTCCAGCGCGGCGAGGTTGTCCAGCAGGAAGCCGTCCGGCCCGCCGGGGCCCGCCACGTAGATGCCGATGACCGCGGCGAGCATGACGAGCCCGCCGGCCAGGGAGTACACGAGGAAGGTGAGGGAGGCCGCCCGCCGCCTCGGCCCGCCGTAGCGGCCGATGAGGAAGTACATCGGCAGCAGCATGACCTCGAACAGCACGTAGAACAGGAACAGGTCCCGGGCGACGAAGACACCGATGACCAGGGACTCCAGCACGAGCACGAGCGCGAGGAAGGGCGCGTCCACGCGGCCCCCGGCGGCGGGGCCGAGGTCGCGCCAGGACGCGAGCAGGCAGACCGGGACGAGCACCGCGGTGAGGGCGACCATGGACAGCGCGATGCCGTCGACGCCCACGGCCAGGCTGGCGCCGAGCTGCGGGATCCAGGACACCTGCTCGGAGAACTGGTAGCTGCCGGCGTCGGCGACGTCGAACGCTAGGGCGCCCGCGACGACCACCCCGAGGACGACCAGGGAGAACGCGAGCGCCACCGCCTTGGCGGCGTCGAGGCGGCTCTTCGGGAGGGCGGCGACGACGGCCGCCCCGACCAGCGGGAGGGCGAGGGCTGCGACGAGCCAGGAGATCACGGCCGGCCTCTCAGATCTGCACGAGCACGAGGGCGCCGACGACGAGGGCGACGCCGGCGAACATGGACAGGGCGTACGAGCGGACGAACCCGGTCTGCAGGCGCGACAGCCCCGACCCGAGCCCGGCGACGGAGCGGGTCAGGCCGCGGACGGCGCCGGAGACCAGGTCGTCGTCCACCTCGCCCATGCCGCGGACGAAGGCCCTGCCCGGCTCGACGAAGGCGATGTCGTTGACGTCGTCC includes:
- a CDS encoding NADH-quinone oxidoreductase subunit M yields the protein MISWLVAALALPLVGAAVVAALPKSRLDAAKAVALAFSLVVLGVVVAGALAFDVADAGSYQFSEQVSWIPQLGASLAVGVDGIALSMVALTAVLVPVCLLASWRDLGPAAGGRVDAPFLALVLVLESLVIGVFVARDLFLFYVLFEVMLLPMYFLIGRYGGPRRRAASLTFLVYSLAGGLVMLAAVIGIYVAGPGGPDGFLLDNLAALETSTSTGRWLFLGLFVAFAVKAPLWPVHTWLPDAAAQAPPGAAVLLVGVLDKVGTFGMLTILLPLFPEASRWAAPAIICFALVSILYGAFVAMAQRDVMRLIAWTSISHFGFIVLGIFAMTTAGQSGSALYQVNHGFSTAALFLVAGMLATRRGSSLIADFGGGQRVMPLLAGAFFVAGLSSLALPGLSSFVSEFLVLVGTFERYPWAAVIATVGIVLAALYILWTYQRMMTGETVPELRDAEGAPRTRDMRPREALVVAPLLAVILALGFYPKPVLDIITPAVERTMEQTGMTDLDPLFVAEGSEG
- the nuoN gene encoding NADH-quinone oxidoreductase subunit NuoN; the encoded protein is MIALLGNTAATPGAIAPPEIDYLATLPMLVVAGTAVVSVVLEAFLPRGRRRTPQVVLSVVGLLAALGLLVWQWDAGDVVTASGSVAVDGVSRFLMAVVLVLAVVAVLLVGDRVQDETGFAPQASAVPGSPGEDGARRAGLEQTEVYPLLLFVVLGMLVFPAANDLLTMFVALEVLSLPLYLLCGFARRRRLLSQEAAVKYFLLGAFSSAFFLMGAAMLYGFSGSVALPEIAAAVRTNVGQDSLLLLGFGLLIIGLLFKVGAAPFHSWTPDVYQGAPTSITAFMAAATKVAAFGAMLRVLYVAFPDNPWAWQPVLWAVAVITMVLGTVVAVVQSDIKRVLAYSSVAHAGFILTGVLALSRDGLSGSMFYLAVYAVTTIGAFAALTLVRDAGGEATTIASWAGVGRRSPLFGAMFSLFLLALAGIPLTSGFVGKVAVFGAAIAGGATVLAVVGVVASAVAVVFYVRIIMSMYFTEPTADSAVVATPSAALTGILAVAAVATVVLGVVPSPLLDLAGTSGLFAL